The following DNA comes from Halorhabdus tiamatea SARL4B.
CGCGATCGCCGTCGTCAGCGACGAGGCCTACGAGCGCGAACTCGAGAAGGACTCGGCATCGTGGTACGGTGGCTTCCAGCGCTGTCTGGACTACTACGACCGGAAAGGCCAGACACACTCGACGCCCGCGATCCCGATCATGCTGGCCTACCGCAAGCAAATGAAACACATGCTCGAAGAGGGCCATCACGCCAGGGACGAGCGCCACCGCGAGATGACCGAGTACGTCCACGAGTGGGCACGCGAGCACTTCGATCTGTTCGCCGAGGAAGGCTATCGCTCCCAGACGGTCTCCTGCATCGAGAACACCCAGGGCATCGACGTGGCTGCGACGATCGAGGAGGTCTCCGAGAAGTACGACATGGTCTTCTCGAACGGCTACGGCTCCCAACTCGGCGAGGACACGTTCCGGATCGGTCACATGGGCGAACACGACCTCGAGAGCATCAAGGAGTTGACCGACGCGATCGAGGACGTCGCCGAATTGTAGGGACTCGACGGTCGACCACGCGGACGGCAGTAATTACTATATACACAGCCTTCGAATACACAGATACACAGATGTCGAGCAAGACGATCAGTCTCAAGGAGGAAACCTACGAGCGACTGCGGCGAGCGAAGGGGGACGACGAGAGCTTCAGCGACGCGATCGATCGGTTACTCGGCGGTGACGACGGGCACCCGCTGTTCGATCTCGTCGGACTACTCGACGATGCGGAAGCCGAGCGTGTCCGTGAGCGGGCGGACAAGTTTCGCGAGAACGTCGACGAGCGAGTGGGCGAGGTCGATCAGTGATCCTCGATTCGTGTTTCCTGATCGATTTGCTCGATAGCGAGGCGGCCGCGGTCGCCAAACTCGAGGAGATCGACGACGAACTCCTCGTGGTTCCGACGCTCGTCTACACCGAGGTCGCCGTCGGGATCGGTCCGGAGACGTCGACGGGCGAGCGATTCGAGGCGATCATGGACGACGTCCCGCTGGTGGCCTACGACGGCGAGGCTGCTCGCCGGGCCGTCGACGTCCAGCGGGACCTCCAGGCAGCCGGCGAGCGGATCGGCGCTATCGACGCCATGATCGCCGGGATCGCGCTGGCCCGGGACGAATCCGTCGTGACGCGCAACGCCGGGGAGTTCGCCCGGACGCCGGTTCGCGTGAGTCCGTATTGAACTGGAAGCGACGGGACTTATCGAACCTTCAAAGAGGGTGTGGCCGCGATGGAACGGTAATGACAGCCGAGGCCTCCGAAGACAACTCCTACGTCGAGGACCCACCGACGGACTTCGAGCCGGTCGAAGATATCGACGCCGAAACCGCCCGCCAGCAGGCCCAGCAGTTACGTGAGGCGATCCGGTATCACGACCACCGTTATTACGTCGAGAACGATCCCGTGATCGGTGACCGGACCTACGACGCGCTCTTTGCCCGCCTCGAAGCCCTCGAGGACCACTTCGATCTCGATCGTGAGGACAGCCCGACCCGGCGGGTCGGCGGCGAACCGCTCGACGAACTCGAATCCGTCGAACACGTCGCGCCCATGCAGTCGATCGACCAGGGTGGCGAGGAGACTGACGTCCGGGAGTTCGACGACCGGGTCGCCCGTGGACTCGCAGACGCAGGCTTCGATCCGGCCGAACGCGCGTACTTCTGTGAGCCGAAGTTCGACGGCCTCTCGGTCGAAGTCGTCTACGAGGACGGCGTCTACCAGTGGGCAGCGACCCGGGGAGACGGCGAGGTGGGGGAGGACGTCACCGAGAACGTCCGGACGATTCCGAGCGTTCCGGGACGCTTGCGCGGCGACTATCCGGACTTTCTGGCGGTCCGTGGCGAGGTCTACATCCCGACCGAGGACTTCCAGGCGTACAACCGCGAACGCATCGAGCGCGGCGACGACCCCTTCGCCAACCCCCGGAATGCGGCCGCCGGGACGCTCCGCCAACTCGATCCGTCGATCACCGCCGAACGGCCACTCGCAATCTTCTTCTTCGGCGTCCTCGATGCGAGCGTGGACTTTGCGACCAACGCTGCGGTCTACGACCGGCTCCCAGAGTGGGGACTGCGCGTCACCGACCTCGCCGAGGAAGTCGACTCGATCGAGGAGGCTATCGACTACCGCGACCGCTTGCTCGACGAACGGGACGACCTCCCCTTCGAGATCGACGGGGTCGTGCTCAAGCTGAACGATCGGGCGGCCTGCGAGGCGCTCGGATCGACAGCCCGCGCACCGCGGTGGGCCTTCGCCTACAAGTTCCCCGCCCGGACAGAGCGGACGACGATCCGGGACGTGGTCGTCCAGGTCGGCCGGACCGGGCGGCTGACGCCCGTCGCGCTCATGGATCCGGTCGAGGTCGGCGGCGTGACGGTCTCGCGGGCCTCGCTGCACAACCCCGCCGAGATCGAACGC
Coding sequences within:
- a CDS encoding antitoxin VapB family protein; the encoded protein is MSSKTISLKEETYERLRRAKGDDESFSDAIDRLLGGDDGHPLFDLVGLLDDAEAERVRERADKFRENVDERVGEVDQ
- a CDS encoding type II toxin-antitoxin system VapC family toxin, which codes for MILDSCFLIDLLDSEAAAVAKLEEIDDELLVVPTLVYTEVAVGIGPETSTGERFEAIMDDVPLVAYDGEAARRAVDVQRDLQAAGERIGAIDAMIAGIALARDESVVTRNAGEFARTPVRVSPY
- the ligA gene encoding NAD-dependent DNA ligase LigA, encoding MTAEASEDNSYVEDPPTDFEPVEDIDAETARQQAQQLREAIRYHDHRYYVENDPVIGDRTYDALFARLEALEDHFDLDREDSPTRRVGGEPLDELESVEHVAPMQSIDQGGEETDVREFDDRVARGLADAGFDPAERAYFCEPKFDGLSVEVVYEDGVYQWAATRGDGEVGEDVTENVRTIPSVPGRLRGDYPDFLAVRGEVYIPTEDFQAYNRERIERGDDPFANPRNAAAGTLRQLDPSITAERPLAIFFFGVLDASVDFATNAAVYDRLPEWGLRVTDLAEEVDSIEEAIDYRDRLLDERDDLPFEIDGVVLKLNDRAACEALGSTARAPRWAFAYKFPARTERTTIRDVVVQVGRTGRLTPVALMDPVEVGGVTVSRASLHNPAEIERLGVDVGDEVRVQRAGDVIPEVAEVVEAASDGTFDFPESCPVCDSPVERDGPLAFCTGGLACPAQLERAIVHYASRDGLDIEGLGEERVQQLLDAGLVEELADLYELGQLDLTSLEGWGMQSVANLQEELEASREPPLDDFLAALNVPSLGDATATALAREFGTFEAVMDADREQLQAVDDVGPKVAAEIRDFFETERNREAIERLLEHVDPQPYEAEGGDELDGLTFVFTGTLSNYTRSEAQELVEAHGASATSSVSGNTDYLVVGENPGQRKREDAATNDVPIVDEDEFESLLAERGVLD